A single genomic interval of Astyanax mexicanus isolate ESR-SI-001 chromosome 4, AstMex3_surface, whole genome shotgun sequence harbors:
- the LOC125801387 gene encoding zinc finger protein 239-like: MEPSPDMEKHQHSVKSFTKQSDIKKHQRIHTGEKPYYCSDCGKSFTQQRNLKKHQRIHTGEKPYYCSDCGKSFTAQSSLKNHQRIHTGEKPYHCSDCGKSFTEQSTLKIHQRIHTGEKPHHCSDCGKSFTAQSSLKNHQRIHTGEKPYHCSDCGKSFTEQSTLKIHQRIHTGEKPYHCSDCGKSFTEQSTLKIHQRIHTGEKPYYCFDCGKSFTKQSKLKNHQRIHTGEKPYHCSDCGKSFTAQSSLKNHQRIHTGEKPYHCSDCGKSFTTQSHLKLHQRIHTGEKPYHCSDCGKSFTLQSELILHQCIHKR, encoded by the coding sequence atggagccaagtcccgacatggagaaacatcagcactctgtcaagagttttactaaacagagtgatatcaaaaaacaccagcgcattcacacaggagagaaaccgtattactgctcagactgtgggaagagttttactcaacagaggaatctcaaaaaacaccagcgcattcacacaggagagaaaccgtattactgctcagactgtgggaagagttttactgcacagagtagtctcaaaaatcaccagcgcattcacacaggagagaaaccgtatcactgctcagactgtgggaagagttttactgaacagagtactctcaaaatacaccagcgcattcacacaggagagaaaccgcatcactgctcagactgtgggaagagttttactgcacagagtagtctcaaaaatcaccagcgcattcacacaggagagaaaccgtatcactgctcagactgtgggaagagttttactgaacagagtactctcaaaatacaccagcgcattcacacaggagagaaaccgtatcactgctcagactgtgggaagagttttactgaacagagtactctcaaaatacaccagcgcattcacacaggagagaaaccgtattactgtttcgactgtgggaagagttttactaaacagagtaaactcaaaaatcaccagcgcattcacacaggagagaaaccgtatcactgctcagactgtgggaagagttttactgcacagagtagtctcaaaaatcaccagcgcattcacacaggagagaaaccgtatcactgctcagactgtggaaagagttttactacacagagtcatctcaaactgcaccagcgcattcacacaggagagaaaccatatcactgttcagactgtgggaagagttttactttacagagtgaacttatattacatcagtgcattcacaaaagatag